A DNA window from Ctenopharyngodon idella isolate HZGC_01 chromosome 8, HZGC01, whole genome shotgun sequence contains the following coding sequences:
- the pop5 gene encoding ribonuclease P/MRP protein subunit POP5, giving the protein MSTCHPAPFDQRGILLAKRNPEVKCSVFKASYAHVGNMVRFKSRYLLLELCVSERSSLQLLNEKAISQTLKAAVNRAHGDYGTAHLNIGVLVKYLNALTGVVFIRCRKWNYRLIWSALPFITCLENRGQNVPCFFNCLHVGGTIRTCQKFLVKYNKQQLNRMLLDCKTDDEKQEVRRAILSCSLDYLRGEEAHEDRSNDDDDEEI; this is encoded by the exons ATGTCAACCTGTCACCCCGCCCCCTTTGACCAACGAGGAATATTATTGGCCAAAAGAAACCCGGAAGTAAAGTGCAGTGTTTTCAAAGCAAGTTATGCACATGTTGGGAATATGGTCCGATTCAAGTCAAG GTATTTGCTACTCGAGCTTTGCGTCTCTGAACGGAGCAGTCTGCAGCTGTTGAATGAGAAAGCCATTAGCCAAACGTTGAAAGCAGCGGTGAACCGAGCACACGGAGACTACGGAACAGCGCACTTAAACATAGGGGTGTTGG TGAAATACCTGAATGCCCTCACCGGAGTGGTCTTCATACGCTGCAGGAAATGGAACTATCGACTCATCTGGTCTGCCCTTCCTTTCATCACCTGTCTTGAGAACAGAGGCCAGAATGTACCGTGTTTCTTCAACTGTTTACATGTTGGAG GGACGATTAGAACTTGTCAGAAGTTTCTTGTTAAGTACAATAAACAACAGCTCAACAGAATGCTGCTGGACTGCAAAACGGATG ATGAAAAACAAGAGGTTAGGAGAGCAATCCTGAGCTGTTCCCTAGATTATCTTAGAGGGGAGGAAGCTCACGAAGAcaggagtaatgatgatgatgatgaagagatCTAA
- the rnf10 gene encoding RING finger protein 10 — translation MLKSSDALSPEFGLKMEKNPNANNSSSTKIPPRSSSTGSTPTDSKAKTDGKNNGGSKRYSRKREPTFAKAESFPGPRRPQPHKSKNFDKRPPQRGGGGGRQYGLAGGGRREEVAENRRAEFSPAQFAGPKKISLNHLLNFTFEPRGGHFGSGGDGHSCWGRRNKWGHKHKPFNKELFLQANCQFVVIDDQDYQAHFTDPDTLVDWDCVQQVRIYSHEVPSCPICLYPPVAAHITRCGHIYCWPCMLHYLSLSEKSWSKCPICYEAVHSADLKSVVAMETRQYVSGNVITMRLMRREKGSLVALPSSQWVKVEEPINFDDVHLRAYSKLLLASQQQVLGLLAEERMALQSQLSQEKDDPQACFIQSALLQLQEREEGLLKCRRKDGGSVDGVDMRKLSLSENSSPEVAVVKNLTNSKPILQYASAFDDELQEAHEEPVEEMAAQSVPEVAEEMLQGAMEDKPVEETPQTSQAAAHGPYYYFYQAEDGQQMFLHPVNVRCLLREYGSLENSPQSITATVVEIDGHTVSEDIRRRHRYLSHLPLTCEFSLCELNLQPPILSKETLDSFADDLEKRKRLRQKKARDEKRREKRIEIEENRKQGKYPDMHIGLENLQHFPAFGSPPHSGSQMQLPEFLLGPPSPLSSSPSSDGVMFPSLSEHSPSLSVASVEEDSHCMSFAQMLKDGKARVDVGPKSTQKKDMFLAPPTADSDGESDGSDRVPVPSFQNSFSQAFEQALSQLDNGNQTPAQALPIPDEKGGKKKKKKQKLLFSTSMVHTK, via the exons ATGCTAAAGAGCTCCGACGCTCTCTCCCCGGAGTTCGGCCTCAAAATGGAGAAAAACCCAAACgcaaacaacagcagcagcacgAAGATCCCGCCCCGTTCCAGCTCTACAGGCTCGACTCCTACAGACTCTAAAGCCAAAACAG ATGGTAAGAATAATGGGGGCTCAAAGCGCTATAGCCGCAAACGTGAGCCTACTTTTGCCAAGGCCGAAAGCTTTCCAGGCCCACGTCGCCCCCAGCCACATAAAAGTAAGAATTTTGACAAGAGACCCCCTCAGAGAGGTGGCGGAGGCGGGCGACAGTATGGACTCGCTGGTGGTGGGAGAAGAGAAGAG GTAGCAGAGAACCGCCGGGCAGAATTTAGCCCGGCTCAGTTTGCTGGACCCAAAAAGATAAGTCTGAACCACCTGCTCAACTTTACGTTTGAGCCAAGAGGAGGCCATTTTGGCTCCGGAGGTGATGGCCATTCCTGCTGGGGTCGCCGCAACAAGTGGGGTCACAAACACAAGCCCTTCAACAAGGAGCTTTTCCTACAGGCTAA TTGCCAGTTTGTGGTGATTGACGATCAGGACTATCAAGCTCACTTCACTGATCCGGACACTTTGGTGGACTGGGACTGTGTGCAGCAAGTG CGCATCTACAGTCATGAGGTGCCGTCTTGTCCGATCTGCCTGTATCCCCCTGTGGCGGCCCACATCACGCGCTGTGGCCACATCTACTGTTGGCCATGCATGTTGCACTACCTCTCTTTGAGTGAGAAGAGTTGGTCCAAGTGCCCTATTTGCTATGAGGCCGTGCACAGCGCTGATCTCAAGAG TGTGGTTGCCATGGAGACCCGTCAGTACGTGTCCGGTAACGTCATCACTATGCGTCTGATGCGGAGAGAGAAAGGATCACTGGTGGCTCTTCCCAGCTCTCAGTGGGTTAAAGTGGAGGAGCCCATTAATTTTGATG ATGTGCATTTGCGCGCATACTCTAAGCTGCTGCTGGCGTCTCAGCAGCAGGTTTTGGGTTTACTGGCTGAAGAGAGGATGGCTCTCCAATCCCAGCTCAGCCAGGAGAAAGACGACCCACAAGCCTGTTTCATACAGAGCGCCCTACTGCAGCTGCAG GAGCGGGAAGAGGGTCTTTTGAAGTGTCGCCGTAAGGATGGCGGTTCTGTCGATGGGGTGGACATGAGGAAACTGTCTCTATCTGAGAACTCCTCTCCAGAGGTGGCTGTGGTCAAGAACCTCACTAACTCCAAG CCCATCCTGCAGTATGCCTCAGCTTTTGATGATGAGCTTCAGGAGGCTCATGAGGAGCCGGTGGAAGAGATGGCCGCTCAGAGTGTTCCTGAGGTGGCCGAAGAGATGCTTCAGGGGGCTATGGAGGACAAACCTGTTGAAGAGACCCCTCAGACCAGTCAGGCCGCTGCTCATGGCCCATATTACTACTTCTATCAAG CTGAGGATGGTCAGCAGATGTTTCTGCACCCAGTGAATGTGCGCTGTCTGCTGAGAGAGTACGGGAGCCTGGAGAACAGCCCTCAGTCTATCACCGCTACCGTAGTGGAGATTGATGGGCACACTGTGTCTGAG GATATCCGCCGTCGACATCGTTACCTCTCTCACCTGCCCCTCACGTGTGAGTTCAGCCTCTGTGAGCTTAATCTTCAGCCGCCCATTCTCTCAAAAGAGACCTTGGACAGCTTCGCAG ATGACTTGGAGAAACGGAAGCGCCTGAGACAGAAGAAAGCAAGGGATGAAAAGAGAAGGGAGAAGAGGATTGAGATAGAGGAAAACAGGAAACAGGGGAAAT ATCCAGATATGCACATCGGGCTGGAGAACCTCCAGCATTTTCCTGCGTTTGGATCTCCTCCTCACAGCGGCTCACAGATGCAGCTCCCAGAGTTCCTGCTGGGACCCCCGTCTCCTCTGAGCAGCAGCCCTTCATCAG ATGGAGTGATGTTCCCTAGTCTGAGTGAGCACAGTCCGTCCCTGAGTGTCGCCAGTGTGGAAGAGGACTCTCACTGCATGTCCTTCGCTCAG ATGCTGAAAGATGGGAAAGCCCGTGTGGATGTCGGGCCTAAAAGCACCCAAAAGAAAG ACATGTTCTTGGCCCCTCCTACAGCAGACAGTGATGGAGAGAGTGACGGCTCGGATCGGGTCCCAGTACCCAGTTTCCAAAACTCCTTCAGTCAGGCCTTCGAGCAGGCTTTGTCACAGCTGGACAATGGAAATCAAACCCCAGCACAGGCTTTACCCATCCCTG ATGAGAAAGGagggaagaagaaaaagaaaaagcagaAGCTTCTGTTCAGCACCTCTATGGTTCACACCAAGTAA